In Pseudomonas rhizosphaerae, one DNA window encodes the following:
- the hxsC gene encoding His-Xaa-Ser system radical SAM maturase HxsC, whose amino-acid sequence MAMLRKETHFEIHHLNEPKLLKVITLDEFIEQGLAVCAGSAEFGDLLLWLPNEERLRSPHLLSLPVGGFLIPEPLIGDFDSARPHLHTPKDADVVQPGDVIAITPGNPLVRVLYRRGSDSNLLFMTDRCNSLCLMCSQPPKDIDDRWHTEENLRLIDLMDRVEENLGISGGEPTLYRDGLLEILAKCKAVLPQKSIHVLSNGRLFQDPSWIAALSAIGHPQLSWGIPLYADNAEDHDHVVQAPGAFSETLQGLYNLARANQIIEIRVVLNRLTTPRLPELAHYVFRNLPFVRHVALMGIESTGLARKNYGELWIDPLDYQKPLSEAVYFLFNRGVPVSIYNLPLCVIPAHLSRFARQSISDWKNLFIDTCQQCAAVKHCSGFFKSHTDRWQSRGVQRLSTEAFSARARSAQ is encoded by the coding sequence ATGGCGATGCTGCGCAAAGAGACCCACTTCGAAATCCATCACCTGAATGAGCCGAAGCTGCTCAAGGTTATTACTCTGGATGAGTTCATCGAACAAGGTCTGGCGGTTTGTGCGGGAAGCGCTGAGTTCGGTGACCTGCTGCTTTGGCTGCCAAACGAAGAGCGGCTACGGAGCCCGCATCTGCTCTCATTACCAGTAGGTGGTTTTCTGATCCCGGAGCCATTGATCGGCGACTTCGACAGCGCGCGGCCACACCTGCACACGCCCAAAGATGCGGATGTCGTGCAGCCCGGCGATGTCATTGCTATCACACCCGGTAACCCATTGGTGCGAGTGCTCTATCGACGAGGCTCGGACAGCAACCTGCTGTTCATGACCGATCGTTGCAACAGCCTCTGTTTGATGTGTTCGCAGCCGCCCAAAGATATCGATGACCGCTGGCATACCGAGGAGAACCTACGGCTGATCGACCTGATGGACCGAGTCGAGGAAAATCTGGGAATCAGCGGCGGAGAACCAACGCTTTATCGCGACGGCCTGCTCGAAATTCTGGCGAAATGCAAAGCTGTTCTGCCGCAGAAATCCATTCACGTGCTCAGCAACGGGCGTCTGTTCCAAGATCCGAGCTGGATCGCGGCGCTCTCTGCCATAGGACACCCTCAGCTGAGCTGGGGTATCCCGCTGTATGCCGACAATGCTGAAGACCATGACCATGTGGTGCAGGCACCAGGCGCGTTCAGCGAAACCCTGCAAGGTCTTTACAATCTGGCGCGCGCCAACCAGATCATCGAGATACGCGTGGTGCTCAATCGCCTGACCACGCCACGCTTGCCAGAACTCGCCCACTACGTGTTCAGAAACCTGCCCTTCGTGCGACATGTTGCGCTGATGGGGATCGAGAGTACCGGCCTGGCCAGGAAGAACTACGGAGAATTGTGGATTGACCCGCTGGACTATCAAAAACCGTTGAGCGAGGCCGTGTATTTCCTGTTCAACCGAGGAGTACCGGTTTCAATCTACAACTTGCCCTTATGCGTGATCCCGGCCCATCTCTCGCGTTTCGCCCGCCAAAGTATCTCGGATTGGAAGAACTTGTTCATCGATACCTGCCAGCAATGCGCTGCCGTCAAACATTGCTCTGGTTTCTTCAAATCCCACACCGACCGTTGGCAAAGCCGCGGTGTACAACGACTATCGACCGAGGCCTTCAGCGCCCGTGCAAGGAGTGCACAGTGA
- the hxsA gene encoding His-Xaa-Ser repeat protein HxsA has product MKLLDRWKVLISGISLLPMAGTTLAQAGHLSLADANWQPNDKLQPPVFADTLNAPDAVNIYAAHRSHSSHRSHSSHSSHYSGSGGYSAPRYYSPPATSTQSYSAPSASSSTPSRNNLYQSSDTTNETSSSTSKSRATNEQKNDLVTRVQTALMVRQYYQGPIDGVMGKATRGALMAFQMDSGLTINGRMDTPSLNALGIKIP; this is encoded by the coding sequence GTGAAATTGCTCGACCGCTGGAAAGTCCTGATCAGTGGGATAAGCCTGCTGCCAATGGCGGGTACCACCCTTGCGCAGGCGGGCCATCTGTCGCTCGCCGATGCGAACTGGCAACCCAACGACAAGCTACAGCCCCCGGTATTCGCCGATACGCTCAATGCGCCAGACGCCGTCAACATCTATGCGGCACATCGCTCGCACAGTTCTCACCGGTCTCATAGTTCGCACAGCTCTCACTACAGCGGCTCGGGTGGCTATAGCGCACCTCGCTATTACAGCCCGCCCGCTACCAGCACCCAAAGCTACAGCGCGCCGAGTGCTTCAAGCAGCACCCCAAGCCGCAATAACCTCTATCAATCGTCTGACACTACTAACGAGACAAGTTCGAGCACTTCGAAGAGCCGCGCGACCAATGAGCAGAAAAACGACCTGGTCACCCGGGTGCAAACCGCGCTCATGGTCCGCCAGTATTACCAAGGCCCCATTGATGGGGTGATGGGCAAAGCGACACGTGGTGCATTGATGGCCTTTCAGATGGACAGTGGGCTGACCATAAACGGCCGGATGGATACACCATCGTTGAATGCGTTGGGTATCAAGATTCCATAA
- a CDS encoding MFS transporter, translated as MTDCVCNAPSDPHAGDSANEAPATPAWMAVFSLAMGVFGLLTAEYLPASLLTLMATDLGVSEALAGQAVTVTAVVALFAGLLVPGLTRSIDRRWVLLGFSTLMVASNLLVAVSSSFTVLLLMRILLGIALGGFWSMAAAVAMRLVPSALLPRALSIIFSGIAIGTVVAVPLGSYLGGLYGWRSAFFAAAAVGMVTLAFQSFTLPRLAPRRPARLRTVLEVLQRPGIAMGMFGCVLVHSGHFAMFTYVRPFLEGTTGIGAQGLSLMLLGFGVANFAGTLLAGKLLERHPLATLVLMPALVGVAALALVLLPASVPGQAVLLAIWGLAFGGVPVAWSNWVANAVPDQAESAGGMVVASVQSAIATGAAAGGAMFSLGGSAGVFVAAAVLMLLAALLIAVRVRVPLGRGVGEPKPALHL; from the coding sequence ATGACTGACTGTGTATGCAATGCCCCATCCGACCCTCATGCTGGCGACAGCGCGAACGAGGCGCCCGCGACACCCGCGTGGATGGCCGTCTTCTCACTGGCAATGGGCGTCTTCGGATTACTGACTGCTGAGTATCTTCCGGCCAGTTTGCTCACGCTGATGGCGACTGACCTGGGCGTCTCCGAAGCGCTGGCTGGCCAGGCGGTAACCGTGACCGCCGTAGTGGCGCTGTTCGCCGGTTTACTGGTGCCTGGCTTGACCCGCAGCATCGACCGACGTTGGGTGTTGTTGGGTTTCTCCACGCTGATGGTCGCCTCCAATCTGCTGGTCGCCGTGTCCTCCAGCTTCACCGTGCTGCTGCTGATGCGCATCCTGCTGGGTATCGCCCTTGGCGGATTCTGGAGCATGGCGGCGGCGGTAGCGATGCGCCTGGTGCCGAGCGCGCTGTTGCCCCGGGCGTTGTCGATCATTTTCAGCGGCATTGCCATCGGTACGGTCGTTGCCGTGCCGCTGGGCAGCTATCTGGGCGGTCTGTATGGCTGGCGCAGCGCATTCTTTGCCGCGGCGGCGGTTGGCATGGTGACCCTGGCGTTCCAGTCGTTCACTCTGCCGCGGCTTGCGCCACGTCGGCCGGCACGCCTGCGTACCGTACTCGAGGTGCTGCAGCGGCCAGGCATCGCCATGGGAATGTTCGGTTGCGTGCTGGTGCACAGCGGCCACTTTGCCATGTTCACCTATGTTCGGCCGTTTCTTGAAGGGACTACCGGCATCGGCGCGCAAGGGCTGTCGCTGATGCTGCTGGGTTTCGGTGTGGCGAACTTCGCCGGCACGCTATTGGCCGGGAAGCTGCTGGAGCGTCATCCGTTGGCCACTCTCGTATTGATGCCCGCGCTGGTCGGTGTCGCAGCACTGGCGTTGGTGCTGCTTCCGGCCTCGGTGCCGGGGCAGGCGGTACTGCTGGCGATCTGGGGCCTGGCCTTTGGTGGCGTACCGGTGGCGTGGTCGAACTGGGTGGCCAACGCGGTGCCTGACCAGGCGGAAAGTGCTGGGGGTATGGTGGTGGCATCGGTGCAGTCCGCCATTGCCACCGGCGCCGCTGCCGGGGGAGCGATGTTCAGCCTTGGTGGCAGCGCGGGTGTGTTCGTTGCGGCGGCGGTGCTGATGCTGCTGGCGGCGCTGTTGATTGCGGTGAGGGTGCGCGTTCCTTTAGGTCGTGGGGTTGGCGAGCCGAAGCCTGCGTTGCATCTGTGA
- a CDS encoding AraC family transcriptional regulator — protein MSVEQFALSSDLINELLQGMRLRGVEYRRINAGPRFGLGFAAKPGHAWFHFMAVGNAVLHMEDGTTYELSAGNAVFISHGAGHELLSHPDVPVQDINRLDGATLGDTVSAVDIGTDASPTPSALLFSGCMEFELGSIHGLGQLMPGLMLIDAGGQRYPGLMPILSTMEREVSAARVGFAGILARLADVVAAMIVRGWVECACGNASGLVAALRDPRLAGALLALHQQPGRDWTVAQLAEHCHTSRSVFADRFQVTIGMSPLRYVTELRMRLATQWLTLERLPIEEVAQRLGYTSQAAFSRAFKRITGKTPGLSRKARQPAVPQNPYP, from the coding sequence ATGTCGGTAGAACAGTTCGCTCTGTCCTCGGATCTCATCAACGAGTTGTTGCAGGGCATGCGTCTGCGGGGCGTCGAGTACCGGCGTATCAACGCGGGTCCACGCTTCGGTCTGGGTTTCGCGGCAAAACCGGGGCACGCCTGGTTCCACTTCATGGCCGTTGGCAATGCGGTGCTGCACATGGAGGACGGCACCACCTATGAGCTGTCTGCCGGCAACGCTGTGTTCATCTCCCATGGTGCGGGTCATGAGCTGCTTTCCCACCCCGATGTGCCGGTTCAGGACATTAACCGTCTGGATGGAGCTACCCTCGGGGATACCGTCAGCGCCGTGGATATCGGAACCGATGCCAGCCCCACGCCCAGCGCCCTTCTGTTCAGTGGTTGTATGGAATTCGAGCTGGGCAGTATCCATGGCCTCGGCCAGCTGATGCCGGGCCTGATGCTGATCGATGCCGGTGGCCAGCGCTATCCCGGGCTGATGCCTATCCTGAGCACCATGGAACGCGAGGTCAGTGCTGCACGTGTTGGCTTCGCCGGTATTCTTGCGCGGCTGGCCGATGTGGTGGCTGCCATGATCGTTCGCGGCTGGGTGGAGTGCGCCTGCGGGAACGCTTCTGGCCTCGTCGCCGCCTTGCGCGATCCACGCCTGGCTGGCGCACTGCTTGCGCTGCATCAACAACCCGGCCGCGACTGGACGGTTGCGCAACTGGCAGAGCACTGCCATACCTCACGTTCGGTGTTCGCAGATCGCTTTCAAGTGACGATCGGCATGTCCCCGCTGCGCTATGTCACCGAACTGCGGATGCGGCTTGCGACCCAGTGGCTGACACTTGAGCGGCTGCCGATCGAAGAGGTGGCGCAGCGCCTGGGCTATACCTCGCAGGCCGCCTTCAGCCGTGCATTCAAGCGCATCACGGGCAAGACACCGGGTTTGAGCCGCAAGGCGAGGCAGCCTGCTGTTCCCCAGAATCCATACCCCTGA
- a CDS encoding SDR family oxidoreductase has protein sequence MVNVSQAPLILITGGSRGVGAATARLAAARGYDVAISYVANESAALAVAADVEALGRKALAMRADSADPQEVAELFAAIDRTFGRIDVLVNNAGVLAPQSRLEDLGYERMQRIFAVNAIGPILCAQQAVKRMSTRHNGPGGVVINVSSASARLGSPNEYVDYAASKGALETFTIGFAKEVAREGIRVNCIRPGHIYTEMHASGGEPGRVDRVKDSIPMGRGGQPEEVARAILWLASEEASFVTGTFLDVTGGK, from the coding sequence ATGGTCAACGTCTCGCAGGCACCGCTGATTCTCATTACGGGAGGCAGTCGTGGAGTGGGCGCGGCAACCGCCCGGCTGGCCGCGGCCAGAGGTTATGACGTGGCTATCAGCTACGTGGCCAACGAGTCCGCAGCGCTGGCCGTGGCGGCGGATGTGGAAGCATTGGGGCGCAAGGCGCTGGCAATGCGGGCCGACAGTGCGGACCCCCAAGAGGTGGCCGAGTTGTTCGCCGCCATCGATCGCACATTCGGGCGCATCGACGTACTGGTCAATAACGCGGGCGTGCTGGCGCCTCAGTCACGCCTGGAGGACCTGGGTTACGAGCGGATGCAGCGCATCTTTGCCGTCAATGCCATTGGGCCAATACTCTGTGCCCAGCAGGCAGTGAAGCGCATGTCCACCCGCCACAACGGTCCGGGTGGCGTGGTGATCAACGTCTCTTCGGCCTCGGCGCGCCTTGGCAGCCCGAACGAGTACGTCGACTACGCGGCGTCGAAGGGTGCCTTGGAGACGTTCACCATCGGCTTTGCAAAGGAGGTGGCTCGGGAAGGTATACGCGTCAACTGTATTCGCCCCGGACATATCTACACCGAAATGCACGCCAGTGGCGGTGAGCCGGGACGGGTCGATCGTGTCAAGGACTCGATCCCCATGGGGCGGGGCGGTCAGCCGGAGGAAGTGGCACGCGCGATTCTGTGGCTGGCCAGCGAGGAGGCATCGTTCGTTACCGGTACATTCCTCGATGTAACGGGCGGCAAGTGA
- a CDS encoding helix-turn-helix transcriptional regulator, whose amino-acid sequence MELNFSKPSEIVERVCERLRTERLALNMTQADLAGRAGIGTNTVSNLEAGRNVGFENVIRVAMVLGRTQELESLFLPKIDSIDDIRRYENSAKRLRCRGKARRT is encoded by the coding sequence TTGGAACTGAATTTCAGCAAGCCGAGTGAGATCGTTGAGCGCGTTTGTGAACGATTGCGTACAGAACGTCTGGCGCTGAACATGACCCAAGCCGACTTGGCCGGGCGTGCCGGTATCGGCACCAATACTGTATCTAATCTTGAAGCCGGACGTAACGTCGGGTTCGAGAACGTGATCAGGGTAGCTATGGTCCTTGGCCGAACCCAGGAGCTTGAAAGCTTGTTTCTGCCCAAGATTGACAGCATCGATGATATCCGGCGCTATGAAAACAGCGCGAAGCGTCTTCGCTGTAGAGGAAAGGCGCGTAGAACCTGA
- a CDS encoding LysR family transcriptional regulator: MIRELKTFICVAQRGTFAAAGQQVGLTQSAVSAQIKSLEQTLGVRLFDRTGRAATINAAGQRAIPLAEEILRLFERMGAADSGNDFHGSLRIGAIGTVQTGILPQALVALRKQAPFIETHLVPGVSLNLLSQVDAGDLDLAIMIKPPFALPKDLHAEVIAREAFVLIAAKNVPGDDPLAILSQQPFVRYDRGSFGGRLVTQFLKEQKLHVRQALELDELDAIVKMVRSGLGVSLVPKAGLWLEHSADVRVLELHELTFFREIVLVSKYRQKHSALFNIFRSCVLKAV, translated from the coding sequence ATGATCCGAGAACTCAAGACATTCATCTGCGTTGCGCAACGCGGTACCTTCGCGGCGGCCGGGCAGCAGGTGGGGCTGACGCAGTCGGCGGTCAGTGCGCAGATCAAGAGTCTTGAGCAGACCCTGGGTGTCAGGCTGTTCGATCGGACCGGGCGTGCGGCGACCATCAATGCTGCCGGGCAGCGGGCCATTCCGCTGGCTGAAGAAATTCTGCGGCTTTTCGAGCGTATGGGCGCGGCGGACAGTGGCAATGATTTTCACGGTTCGCTGCGCATTGGCGCTATCGGCACGGTGCAGACCGGGATTCTGCCGCAAGCGTTGGTGGCGTTGAGAAAGCAGGCGCCTTTTATCGAAACTCACCTGGTGCCGGGTGTGTCGTTGAACCTGCTCAGCCAGGTGGACGCAGGCGACTTGGACCTGGCCATCATGATCAAGCCGCCGTTTGCGCTGCCCAAGGACCTGCATGCCGAAGTCATCGCGCGCGAGGCCTTCGTCCTGATCGCGGCGAAGAACGTCCCAGGCGACGACCCGCTGGCGATCCTGTCGCAACAGCCTTTTGTCCGGTATGACCGCGGCTCGTTCGGGGGGCGCCTGGTCACCCAGTTTCTCAAGGAACAGAAGCTCCATGTGCGGCAGGCACTGGAGCTGGACGAGCTGGACGCCATTGTCAAAATGGTCCGCAGTGGGCTGGGTGTCTCGTTGGTGCCCAAGGCAGGTCTGTGGCTGGAGCATTCGGCGGACGTGAGGGTGCTGGAGCTGCACGAGCTGACGTTTTTCCGGGAGATCGTATTGGTGTCGAAGTACCGGCAAAAGCACTCGGCGCTTTTCAACATCTTCAGAAGCTGCGTTCTGAAGGCCGTGTAA
- a CDS encoding VOC family protein, which produces MSLSPFHLAIPVYDLAATRHFYGEVFGLSEGRSSAQWVDFDFYGHQLVIHEHPKTASQESVHSNPVDGHDVPVPHFGIILEWAQWEALAERLKARGTQFVIEPYIRFQGQVGEQATMFLFDPCGNALEFKAFKDMSQLFAK; this is translated from the coding sequence GTGAGCCTTTCTCCTTTTCATCTCGCAATACCTGTCTACGACCTGGCGGCCACACGTCATTTCTACGGTGAAGTGTTCGGGCTCTCCGAAGGCCGCTCGAGTGCGCAGTGGGTCGACTTCGATTTCTACGGCCATCAACTGGTTATTCACGAGCACCCCAAGACGGCTTCCCAGGAAAGCGTGCACAGCAACCCCGTGGACGGTCACGATGTACCGGTCCCGCACTTCGGCATCATTCTGGAGTGGGCGCAGTGGGAGGCATTGGCCGAACGGCTGAAGGCGCGCGGTACCCAGTTCGTCATCGAACCCTATATTCGTTTCCAGGGCCAGGTGGGTGAACAGGCCACCATGTTCCTCTTCGACCCGTGCGGCAACGCACTGGAGTTCAAGGCGTTCAAGGACATGAGTCAGCTGTTCGCCAAGTAA